One window of Pieris rapae chromosome 14, ilPieRapa1.1, whole genome shotgun sequence genomic DNA carries:
- the LOC111000251 gene encoding apyrase has protein sequence MLVLILLGLVICVSGQDYKLNIVHYNDFHARFVETSQSGRICDPAAGPCIGGFARLATKIRESVQKETNTLVLNGGDTFQGTIWFNLLKWNVSKDFMNMVYHDAHVLGNHEFDHGVSKLVPYLQNLEHEVVTANIIDDEEPSIQGLYKPSIVVQKNGRKIGIIGVIISSTNELAMTGKLKFKDEVETVKAEAEKLTQQGVDIIVVLSHCGIDVDKEIARRAGPHIDIIVGGHSHTLLYNGAPPINSSYTPYGPYPLTVQNEHKREVLIVQAGAHTEYLGEIKLSFDDAGHITDWSGNPHYLGPEVEEAPDVMEKINEYLPRINELAKRKVGESKVFLSADCRCGECNLGNLICEAFMHAVMNKTIGSNWHYAHFCVMNRGSIRSDIVSGDITFEAMLLSMPFENTVEVFDLRGDHVLEMLEYSVANQPWAGARMLQYSGLRVNFDGSRPLNQRVLNVTVRCIECDVPRYEPLDPNKMYKIVTQNFLAEGGDGFTMISKNRGPKEIIGIDSDVFMTYLERELPVIRDHDGRIHITNPCQTEN, from the exons ATGTTGGTTTTAATTCTCTTAGGTTTAGTTATTTGTGTGAGTGGACaggattataaattaaatattgtacattaCAATGATTTTCATGCGAG GTTCGTAGAAACTAGTCAATCGGGTAGGATTTGTGACCCAGCAGCAGGACCATGCATTGGGGGCTTCGCCAGACTGGCGACAAAGATTCGAGAATCAGTGCAAAAAGAGACCAACACCCTGGTGCTAAACGGTGGTGATACCTTCCAAGGTACCATCTGGTTCAATCTTTTGAAGTGGAACGTGTCGAAAGACTTTATGAATATGGTGTATCATGATGCTCAT GTACTAGGAAACCATGAATTCGATCATGGAGTATCGAAACTGGTTCCTTACCTCCAAAACCTTGAACATGAAGTGGTAACAGCCAACATAATAGATGATGAGGAACCCAGTATTCAGGGCTTATATAAGCCAAGTATTGTAGTGCAGAAGAATGGAAGAAAGATTGGTATCATTGGCGTTATTATTTCAAGTACtaat gAATTAGCTATGACtggaaaacttaaatttaaagacgAAGTTGAAACAGTAAAAGCTGAAGCTGAGAAATTGACTCAACAAGGCGTTgatattattgtagttttatcaCACTGTGGTATAGATGTTGATAA AGAGATAGCTCGTCGTGCGGGGCCTCACATTGACATAATTGTAGGTGGGCATAGCCACACACTTCTATATAATGGAGCCCCACCTATAAACTCTTCTTACACCCCATATGGGCCGTACCCACTAACTGTTCAAAATGAACATAAACGA GAAGTGTTAATTGTACAAGCGGGCGCGCATACGGAATATCTGGGTGAAATCAAATTAAGTTTCGATGATGCCGGTCATATAACGGATTGGAGCGGAAATCCACATTATCTAGGACCGGAAGTTGAAGAAG CTCCTGATGTAATGGAGAAAATCAACGAATATTTACCAAGAATAAACGAGCTAGCAAAAAGGAAAGTGGGTGAATCAAAAGTATTCCTCTCTGCAGATTGTCGCTGTGGTGAGTGTAATCTAGGAAACTTGATTTGTGAAGCTTTTATGCACgct GTCATGAATAAAACTATAGGAAGTAATTGGCATTACGCACACTTCTGTGTAATGAACAGAGGCTCTATTCGGAGTGACATTGTCAGCGGAG aTATAACGTTCGAAGCCATGTTACTGTCTATGCCATTTGAAAATACCGTTGAAGTGTTTGACTTACGCGGAGACCATGTTCTGGAGATGTTGGAATACAGCGTAGCCAATCAACCTTGGGCTGGGGCAAGGATGTTACAATACTCTG GTCTTCGAGTTAACTTTGACGGTTCCAGACCACTAAATCAGCGAGTTCTCAATGTGACTGTGCGTTGTATTGAATGTGATGTACCACGATACGAGCCTTTGGACCCCAATAAGATGTACAAAATCGTAACACAAAATTTCTTGGCTGAGGGAGGTGATGGTTTTACT ATGATATCGAAAAATCGTGGGCCGAAAGAAATCATTGGTATAGACAGCGACGTCTTTATGACATACTTAGAGAGAGAGCTCCCCGTCATAAGAGACCACGATGGACGGATTCATATAACAAATCCCTGCCAAACTGAAAACTGA